A part of Tigriopus californicus strain San Diego chromosome 10, Tcal_SD_v2.1, whole genome shotgun sequence genomic DNA contains:
- the LOC131888581 gene encoding uncharacterized protein LOC131888581, with amino-acid sequence MELLNEKLTYCFEFLGDLVFPLTSEAFHRSTFSLLYFFNHKSSPLVGGQPAVGKTTLIRHAAALLGQPLFIRTMTRETGLHMLQTYLDVAIAVGVWFCFKSVDRVGMDVLSTLTRDLMHLESNHRYKESNAFFTFTSNLTGLNGQYMPQTFRVRCMLPKFCGNTERSNASGSKMGGKEQPLVELGGKIKLLCLNSVSSDLFAWSNPNSMS; translated from the exons ATGGAGCTTTTGAACGAGAAACTCACCTACTGCTTCGAATTCTTGGGCGACTTGGTCTTCCCACTCACTTCGGAGGCCTTCCATCGTTCCACATTTTCTCTGCTCTATTTCTTCAACCACAAGAGTAGTCCCCTGGTTGGGGGCCAGCCCGCCGTGGGCAAGACCACACTCATCCGCCATGCAGCTGCTCTTTTGGGTCAGCCTTTGTTTATTCGAACTATGACCCGGGAGACAGGGTTACACATGTTGCAGACG TATCTAGACGTGGCCATTGCAGTGGGGGTTTGGTTCTGCTTCAAATCCGTGGACAGGGTAGGGATGGACGTGCTGTCAACTTTGACCAGGGATCTGATGCATCTGGAGTCCAATCATCGATACAAGGAGAGCAATGCCTTTTTCACATTCACAAGCAATCTGACTGGGTTGAATGGACAATATATGCCACAGACATTTAGGGTAAGATGCATGCTTCCAAAGTTTTGTGGCAACACAGAGCGTTCAAACGCATCGGGCAGTAAAATGGGTGGTAAAGAACAACCATTGGTTGAATTAGGCGGGAAAATCAAATTGCTTTGTCTCAATAGCGTCTCATCCGACCTCTTTGCGTGGTCCAACCCGAATTCGATGTCATGA